One Lysinibacillus sp. OF-1 DNA segment encodes these proteins:
- a CDS encoding DUF2500 domain-containing protein gives MLLWFDDQFLFGSVFITIIFFIVFGSIAFIVVKGIISWSKNNSSPILTVPAKVVTKRTNIRGGSNNTGASTSYYVTFEELNGERHELKMNGHDYGLLVDGDFGILTYQGTRYHSFNRRKKESSD, from the coding sequence GGTTTGACGATCAATTTTTATTTGGTTCCGTTTTTATAACAATTATCTTTTTCATTGTTTTCGGCAGCATTGCCTTCATAGTTGTGAAAGGCATTATCAGCTGGTCTAAAAACAACAGTTCTCCCATTTTAACGGTACCCGCTAAGGTTGTGACAAAACGTACAAATATACGTGGAGGCTCTAATAATACTGGAGCATCTACGTCCTATTATGTAACGTTTGAAGAACTAAACGGAGAGCGTCATGAACTAAAAATGAATGGGCACGACTATGGACTGCTAGTAGACGGGGATTTCGGCATTTTAACTTATCAGGGCACACGGTACCATTCATTTAACAGACGTAAAAAGGAGAGTAGCGATTAA